In Helianthus annuus cultivar XRQ/B chromosome 9, HanXRQr2.0-SUNRISE, whole genome shotgun sequence, the following are encoded in one genomic region:
- the LOC110878298 gene encoding glutathione S-transferase T3-like: MNPFNRGFIPPRSSADPNQSGNPTRPVAPVPTRPNPFGSGFLDYNQQSPGFMNLLNQPLSWDPNLYGWNPSQNTDGMGSSQAFGSAQAFGSPLHEPDVVPETQPEVPDTQPETQKGKGKAKRAHKKKVETNTRAKKNVITWEPEEEYALTRAFIDVSEDPVIANNQSKTVFWNRIRELFFELMGRGEEYRLPDSISGKWTDINKKCTNFQTVYQRLYSGWKSGSSDEDITQEALVEYTNANGHFPYMKCWQILRHSPKWAVVSTPSGRSGNTRPSKRSKTNESGEPETPTSDARNIGLNEEIPDDEPVEELPRPPGRKSRAKKPESSSMSMGTDMSHAFSEINKRLQDIHELGNKRLEENEKVTEIMRDRQWAHDFDFYSKPHDHLTGKALKMALAQKERIEKKYNL, from the exons ATGAATCCATTCAACCGGGGCTTCATTCCTCCCCGATCTAGTGCGGACCCAAACCAAAGTGGCAATCCTACTCGTCCCGTGGCACCGGTTCCCACTAGACCCAACCCTTTCGGCTCCGGTTTTCTCGATTACAATCAACAAAGTCCCGGGTTCATGAATCTTTTGAACCAACCGCTATCATGGGACCCTAATCTCTACGGGTGGAACCCAAGTCAAAACACGGATGGGATGGGGTCGTCTCAAGCGTTTGGGTCGGCTCAAGCTTTCGGCTCCCCACTACACGAACCCGATGTTGttccggagacgcaacccgaggTACCGGACACGCAACCGGAGAcgcaaaaaggaaaaggaaaagcaaAACGGGCACATAAAAAGAAAGTGGAAACCAACACCCGAGCGAAAAAAAATGTGATAACGTGGGAGCCCGAAGAGGAGTATGCGTTAACCCGCGCTTTCATCGATGTTTCGGAGGACCCGGTCATag caaacaatcaaagtaaaaCCGTATTTTGGAACCGAATAAGAGAACTCTTTTTCGAGCTCATGGGTAGAGGAGAGGAATACCGCCTACCGGACTCTATATCGGGGAAGTGGACCGATATAAACAAGAAgtgcacaaactttcaaaccgtgTACCAACGCTTGTATTCCGGATGGAAAAGTGGAAGTAGCGATGAAGACATTACGCAAGAGGCATTGGTCGAGTATACGAACGCTAATGGCCATTTCCCGTACATGAAGTGTTGGCAAATCCTTCGCCATAGCCCCAAATGGGCCGTCGTATCTACTCCAAGTGGTCGTTCGGGAAATACACGGCCATCAAAGAGGTCCAAAACAAACGAGTCGGGTGAACCCGAAACGCCAACCTCCGACGCTCGAAACATCGGCTTGAACGAGGAAATTCCGGATGACGAGCCGGTGGAGGAGCTACCAAGACCGCCCGGAAGAAAAAGCCGGGCGAAAAAACCCGAGTCGTCGTCGATGTCTATGGGAACGGATATGAGTCACGCATTTTCGGAGATAAACAAGCGGCTTCAAGACATACACGAACTCGGTAACAAACGTTTGGAGGAGAACGAAAAAGTTACGGAGATTATGCGGGATCGACAATGGGCTCACGACTTTGACTTCTACTCCAAACCGCATGACCACTTAACGGGAAAAGCTTTGAAAATGGCGTTGGCACAAAAGGAGcggattgaaaaaaaatataatctttga